Proteins encoded in a region of the Haloarcula sp. CBA1129 genome:
- a CDS encoding multidrug efflux SMR transporter, which produces MNPYALLGAAIVSELVGTTSLKLSEGFSRPLPSLGVVVGYGLAFYLVSLTLEDLPIGVVYGTWAALGIVGVAAIGIVVFDEPIDIPGTIGILLIIIGVYCVNVLSEMSTH; this is translated from the coding sequence GTGAATCCGTACGCCCTCCTCGGAGCCGCTATCGTCTCCGAACTGGTCGGTACAACGTCGCTCAAACTCTCTGAGGGGTTCTCACGCCCCCTCCCCAGCCTCGGTGTCGTCGTCGGCTACGGTCTGGCATTCTATCTGGTGTCGCTAACGCTCGAAGACCTGCCTATCGGCGTCGTCTACGGTACTTGGGCCGCACTGGGAATCGTCGGCGTGGCCGCAATCGGGATTGTCGTGTTCGACGAGCCTATCGATATTCCCGGTACTATCGGTATCCTGCTCATCATCATCGGCGTGTACTGTGTCAACGTTCTGTCAGAGATGTCCACGCACTGA
- a CDS encoding haloacid dehalogenase type II — translation MPFDPDRVTTITFDSYSTIVDVEAAQKALADRVDDPRPVSRLWRSRSLAYTFLANQIDAYKPFYEMNRDALQYALDAHRIDITTEERDEILAVYHELDVFDDVRDGMNKLYDAGYDLYVVSNGNPEMLESMVDFAGIGGLLEDTVSADEIQTFKPAAELYQHAAERTATDIEEIAHVSAGYFDVYGAMHAGMQGVWVNRDDGPWDAFAGEPDLTIGSFHDLHDDLL, via the coding sequence ATGCCGTTCGACCCGGACCGCGTGACGACGATTACTTTTGACTCGTACAGCACAATCGTTGATGTCGAGGCGGCCCAGAAAGCGCTCGCCGACCGAGTAGACGACCCCCGGCCGGTATCCCGACTCTGGCGCTCCCGCTCGCTGGCGTACACCTTCCTCGCCAACCAGATCGACGCCTACAAGCCGTTCTACGAGATGAACCGCGACGCGCTCCAGTACGCGCTAGACGCCCATCGTATCGATATCACGACGGAAGAGCGCGACGAGATTCTCGCAGTCTACCACGAACTCGACGTGTTCGACGACGTTCGCGACGGGATGAACAAGCTCTATGACGCCGGCTACGACCTCTATGTCGTCTCGAACGGCAACCCCGAGATGCTCGAATCGATGGTCGACTTCGCCGGCATCGGCGGTCTCCTCGAAGACACTGTCAGCGCCGACGAGATCCAGACGTTCAAGCCAGCGGCCGAACTGTATCAGCATGCGGCAGAGCGAACGGCGACTGATATCGAGGAGATCGCCCATGTCTCGGCAGGATATTTCGACGTGTACGGCGCGATGCACGCCGGGATGCAGGGCGTCTGGGTCAACCGCGACGACGGGCCGTGGGACGCCTTCGCCGGCGAGCCCGACCTGACTATCGGGTCGTTCCACGACCTCCACGACGACCTACTCTGA